In Anseongella ginsenosidimutans, one genomic interval encodes:
- a CDS encoding 6-bladed beta-propeller yields MSQQQVTLRVDPHHAHGGAASDVFEEINYIPLESTKESLFQRIDQLLVTDDYFIILDRIGNSILIFDKNGKFHRRLDGLPGAEKVSLPRMQFKAISVDPVKKQLVVTRPHFMTEKIRQDGRTVFYFDFNGNFIKKHTYSFYFRDFCSIGQEKILFSVSPPGLKEFKAGQFFRLGYYQSDSVLYKNELLHKRGRDGADETGTGRDLSFNPATRQAMYNDSFQYTLHVLDSIGLQRTYRFIFPLANSLPADFTSNEKYDGSRIQFIKEQPSPIIDIFSAYTLNDYLLFGLFSMREGDYHWEEYIYNSRSGNLLSYSRIHPDSLSFFLPVYDSRILACDKGYVYGAVTSPKMYSYHAKNSRRNVDYPSELKEFFLKADRLANPVIIQLKPKKGL; encoded by the coding sequence ATGTCGCAGCAGCAAGTTACGCTGCGGGTGGACCCTCATCACGCACACGGCGGAGCTGCATCTGATGTATTCGAAGAAATCAATTACATTCCGCTGGAAAGCACGAAAGAAAGCTTGTTCCAGCGAATTGACCAATTACTGGTTACTGATGATTATTTCATCATTTTAGACCGGATCGGGAATAGCATCCTCATTTTTGATAAGAACGGAAAGTTTCACCGGCGCCTGGACGGCCTTCCGGGAGCAGAAAAAGTCAGCCTTCCCCGCATGCAATTTAAAGCCATATCGGTTGATCCCGTAAAAAAGCAGCTTGTAGTGACTCGTCCGCATTTCATGACCGAGAAAATCAGGCAGGATGGCAGGACCGTGTTTTATTTTGATTTCAACGGAAACTTTATCAAAAAGCATACCTATAGCTTTTATTTCCGGGATTTTTGTTCCATCGGGCAGGAAAAGATTCTTTTTAGCGTGAGTCCTCCGGGACTTAAAGAATTTAAGGCCGGACAATTTTTTCGCCTTGGATATTATCAGAGCGATTCCGTGCTTTATAAAAATGAACTATTACATAAGAGAGGGCGAGATGGCGCTGATGAAACAGGCACAGGACGAGACCTTTCTTTTAATCCCGCCACCAGGCAGGCGATGTATAACGACAGCTTTCAATATACCCTGCATGTGCTGGACTCCATCGGATTGCAGAGAACATACCGGTTTATTTTCCCGCTGGCGAACAGCTTGCCAGCCGACTTCACATCAAATGAAAAATACGACGGAAGCCGGATTCAGTTCATTAAGGAACAGCCTTCTCCTATTATTGATATTTTCAGCGCCTACACTTTAAACGACTATTTATTATTCGGCTTGTTCAGCATGCGGGAAGGTGACTATCACTGGGAAGAATATATCTACAATTCCAGATCCGGAAACCTCCTCTCCTATTCCAGAATCCATCCGGACTCGCTTTCTTTTTTTCTTCCGGTATATGATTCGCGTATCCTGGCTTGCGATAAGGGATATGTTTACGGAGCTGTTACTTCCCCGAAAATGTATTCTTACCATGCCAAAAATTCCCGGAGAAATGTTGACTATCCGTCTGAATTAAAGGAGTTCTTCCTAAAGGCTGACCGGCTCGCCAATCCCGTCATTATACAGCTAAAACCTAAGAAAGGCTTGTAA
- a CDS encoding exonuclease domain-containing protein has product MKSKNQPAEYAIVDIETTGGYASGSSITEIAILVHDGETVVERFVTLVNPKKEIPLPIFALTGIDNEMVRDAPVFEEIAGKVFEMLQGRVFVAHSVNFDYSFVRHQLEQAGYKFSASKLCTVRLSRKIRQGLPSYSLGNLCHVLRIPISDRHRAGGDADATAILFSRLLQWDTEGVLPAMLKKNSGEQRLPPNLPQEDFDALPSCPGVYYFRDRGGKVIYVGKAVNLKKRVASHFTGHNPNPQRQHFLRNIYSISFEPCATELMALLLECLEIKRLWPAYNRALKRFEPKFGLYSYEDQNGYIRLAVGKLAKHQHCIQPFGRLYDAVKTLNALVEQFQLDHRLCVFGLGEPQKPAGFVQSALLSAGQDTALPDAGEYNERVNQALDHLLEKQPTFAILDKGRDEAEKSCIWVEKGNFYAMGYFSAESDLTEPEDIRDSLQRCPSNYYSMQLIYTFAERYPGKVLTFARNSFVLA; this is encoded by the coding sequence GTGAAATCAAAGAATCAGCCGGCCGAATACGCCATTGTGGATATTGAGACAACCGGGGGCTATGCCTCGGGGAGCAGCATTACAGAGATCGCTATCCTGGTGCATGACGGGGAGACGGTCGTGGAGCGTTTTGTGACCCTGGTAAATCCGAAAAAGGAGATACCGCTGCCTATTTTTGCGCTTACAGGCATTGATAATGAAATGGTGAGGGATGCGCCGGTTTTTGAGGAGATCGCCGGGAAGGTCTTTGAGATGCTGCAGGGGAGGGTATTCGTCGCCCATAGCGTTAATTTTGATTATTCTTTTGTCAGGCACCAGTTGGAGCAGGCCGGATATAAGTTTTCGGCGTCTAAATTGTGTACGGTCAGGCTGAGCCGGAAGATCAGGCAGGGCCTTCCTTCGTACAGCCTGGGTAATCTTTGCCATGTGCTAAGGATCCCGATTTCGGACCGGCACAGGGCGGGGGGCGATGCGGATGCTACGGCTATTTTATTTTCCCGGCTGCTGCAATGGGATACGGAAGGTGTTTTGCCTGCCATGCTGAAAAAGAACTCCGGGGAGCAGCGCCTGCCGCCGAACCTGCCACAGGAAGATTTTGATGCGCTGCCTTCTTGTCCGGGGGTTTACTATTTCCGAGACCGGGGCGGTAAAGTGATTTACGTAGGCAAGGCGGTGAATTTAAAGAAGCGGGTGGCTTCGCATTTTACCGGGCATAACCCGAATCCGCAGCGACAGCATTTCCTGCGTAACATCTATAGTATTTCTTTTGAACCATGCGCGACCGAGCTGATGGCCCTTTTGCTGGAATGCCTGGAGATCAAACGGCTCTGGCCAGCGTATAACCGGGCATTGAAGCGGTTCGAGCCGAAATTCGGGCTGTATTCATACGAAGATCAGAACGGTTATATACGCCTTGCTGTCGGGAAACTGGCGAAACATCAACATTGCATTCAACCCTTCGGCAGGCTTTATGATGCGGTGAAAACGCTGAATGCCCTGGTGGAACAGTTTCAGCTCGATCATCGCCTGTGCGTTTTCGGGCTCGGGGAACCTCAGAAACCGGCCGGCTTCGTGCAAAGCGCATTGCTTTCAGCCGGGCAGGATACAGCGCTGCCTGATGCCGGGGAGTACAATGAACGGGTGAACCAGGCGCTGGATCACCTGCTGGAAAAGCAGCCCACCTTCGCTATCCTGGACAAGGGCCGGGATGAGGCCGAAAAAAGCTGCATTTGGGTAGAAAAAGGTAACTTTTATGCTATGGGTTATTTTTCCGCCGAAAGCGACCTGACCGAACCCGAAGACATCAGGGATTCCCTGCAGCGATGCCCATCCAACTATTACTCGATGCAGCTTATTTACACCTTCGCAGAAAGATACCCGGGAAAAGTACTGACATTTGCGCGCAATTCATTTGTCCTGGCTTGA